TCAATAATGGGCAAAGCAGGAGAAATACTTCCGGAAATTGTGAAGAGATTATAGTGAAAAGAATTATAATTACAAAGAATGATGAAGAATTCACCAAAAGACAAGAACAAAATTTGGAATGAAACCTTTTCTACAGGAGCATATTCTCTAAATACGCCTGATAAGTTGGTAATGGAATATACAAAGAAACTCCAAAGCGGTGAAAATGCCCTTGACATAGGCTGCGGATTGGGACGCCATATTCCAATATTATCTCAAAAATGGCGAAAAACATACGCCTTGGACATCTCTGAAAAAGCTATTGAGAATGCCAAAAAATACATAAAAAATTCAATGGTTCTTGTCTCAAAAGGCAATATGCTCTATCTTCCTTTTAAAGATAATACCTTCAATTTTATTCTTGCCTGGAGAGTGATTCATATAGGCACAATTTCCGAATGCAGAAAGACTATATCTGAAAT
The nucleotide sequence above comes from Candidatus Schekmanbacteria bacterium. Encoded proteins:
- a CDS encoding class I SAM-dependent methyltransferase, with the protein product MKNSPKDKNKIWNETFSTGAYSLNTPDKLVMEYTKKLQSGENALDIGCGLGRHIPILSQKWRKTYALDISEKAIENAKKYIKNSMVLVSKGNMLYLPFKDNTFNFILAWRVIHIGTISECRKTISEIYRVLKPGGRLFASIRSINNTLYHLGMKNGEKVEEGSFILKEKGVENAIYHFFAKDEIEREFSKFTIENLNEVELEHTSYTAGEKDYKNRTRDVRIVIDNKDYK